A genomic window from Blastococcus saxobsidens DD2 includes:
- a CDS encoding multidrug effflux MFS transporter translates to MTAVQDRADVPAVAPAPAVARPGAARIALTLGAFVALGPLTIDMYLPALPRIADDLLSTSATVQLTLTGTLIGLALGQLVIGPLSDAFGRRRPLLAGTALHVLASLLVLVAPNIAVLGSLRVLQGVGAAAGSVIALAVVRDLYVGRSAATMLSRLFLVLGAAPVLAPTIGGEVLRFTDWRGVFLLLAAYGVGMLAVGWKTLPETLPPERRRSSGVRGTLRTYGRLLHDRTYVGLVLVAGLTMAGLFSYVSGSSFVYQGQFGLDEQQFGLLFGAGAFWLIAATQLNPLLLRRWSPQQLLVAGTVLGALAGAALVALAGTGTGGLVGVTGALWAVLFACGLALPNAPALALSRHGDAAGSAAALLGAIQFGVGALVSPVVGLLGNDAVAIGLVVVTALSLAIAVLVTVVRPWQLPVADEVPAA, encoded by the coding sequence ATGACCGCCGTCCAGGACCGCGCCGACGTGCCCGCGGTCGCTCCGGCCCCCGCCGTCGCGCGCCCCGGCGCCGCACGGATCGCGCTGACGCTGGGCGCGTTCGTCGCGCTCGGCCCGCTCACCATCGACATGTACCTGCCGGCGCTGCCCCGCATCGCCGACGACCTGCTGAGCACCTCGGCCACGGTGCAGCTCACGCTGACCGGCACCCTGATCGGCCTGGCGCTCGGCCAGCTGGTGATCGGCCCGCTGTCCGACGCGTTCGGCCGCCGGCGGCCGCTGCTGGCCGGCACCGCGCTGCACGTGCTGGCGTCCCTGCTCGTGCTGGTCGCGCCGAACATCGCCGTCCTCGGCTCGCTGCGCGTCCTGCAGGGCGTGGGCGCCGCCGCCGGTTCGGTGATCGCCCTCGCGGTCGTGCGCGACCTGTACGTCGGCCGGTCCGCGGCCACGATGCTCTCCCGGTTGTTCCTCGTGCTCGGCGCCGCGCCGGTGCTCGCCCCCACCATCGGTGGGGAGGTCCTGCGGTTCACCGACTGGCGCGGCGTCTTCCTGCTGCTCGCCGCGTACGGCGTGGGCATGCTGGCCGTCGGGTGGAAGACGCTGCCGGAGACCCTCCCGCCGGAGCGGCGGCGGAGCAGCGGCGTACGCGGCACGCTGCGCACCTACGGCAGGCTTCTGCACGACCGCACCTACGTGGGGCTGGTTCTCGTGGCGGGGCTGACGATGGCCGGCCTGTTCAGCTACGTGTCGGGCTCCTCCTTCGTCTACCAGGGGCAGTTCGGCCTCGACGAGCAGCAGTTCGGGCTGCTCTTCGGTGCCGGCGCGTTCTGGCTGATCGCGGCCACCCAGCTCAACCCGCTGCTGCTGCGCCGCTGGTCGCCCCAGCAGCTGCTCGTCGCCGGCACGGTGCTCGGCGCGCTGGCCGGCGCCGCGCTGGTGGCACTGGCGGGGACGGGCACCGGCGGTCTGGTCGGCGTCACCGGCGCGCTGTGGGCGGTGCTGTTCGCCTGCGGCCTGGCGCTGCCCAACGCCCCCGCGCTGGCGCTCTCCCGGCACGGCGACGCCGCCGGTAGCGCCGCGGCGCTGCTCGGCGCCATCCAGTTCGGCGTCGGCGCCCTGGTCTCGCCGGTCGTCGGGCTGCTCGGCAACGACGCCGTCGCGATCGGGCTGGTGGTCGTCACCGCGCTGAGCCTGGCGATCGCGGTGCTGGTGACCGTCGTCCGGCCGTGGCAGCTCCCGGTCGCCGACGAGGTGCCGGCCGCCTGA
- a CDS encoding GAF domain-containing protein, whose product MTTAVNPWLALPDGAPTAARTRRLRAAHERLVTTSDLPADGAVRGVVVESWRRSLGSGVDPDGGLPPVELLDADLLAYRAAHPLAPVLPVIRRLLVQDAEADRMIVAVTDASGRMLWVEGDRQLRARAEGMNFVEGARWSEDVAGTNAPGTALAVDSPVQIYGSEHFRRTVQPWSCSAAPVHDPVTGALLGAIDVTGGDHVASPHVLTLVRATVAAVEAELRWLHRERPPGAAAAAAAGPARLEVLGHDRARLSLPGGHLELSVRHSELLFLLAEAAATGRGRTAAELAVECHAGAAATVTVRAELSRLRRLVGADLLGSRPYRLVGRLATDAQQVRRLVARGEVGPALERYRGPVLPGSLAPGVVLARDRLAAQLRRAVLSGRRPEHLLRYVQLPDGQGDAAVWHALQETLPVGSPRRAAAVAHLQRLRGGAGRLR is encoded by the coding sequence GTGACGACCGCCGTCAACCCCTGGCTGGCGCTGCCGGACGGCGCGCCCACCGCCGCGCGCACCCGCCGGCTGCGTGCGGCGCACGAGCGCCTGGTCACCACCAGCGACCTGCCCGCCGACGGCGCCGTCCGCGGCGTGGTCGTGGAGTCCTGGCGCCGCTCCCTCGGCAGCGGGGTGGACCCCGACGGCGGCCTGCCGCCGGTGGAGCTGCTCGACGCCGACCTGCTCGCCTACCGTGCCGCGCACCCGCTGGCCCCGGTGCTGCCGGTGATCCGCCGGCTGCTGGTCCAGGACGCCGAGGCGGACCGGATGATCGTCGCCGTCACCGACGCCTCGGGCCGGATGCTGTGGGTGGAGGGCGACCGGCAGCTGCGCGCTCGCGCCGAGGGCATGAACTTCGTCGAGGGCGCCCGGTGGTCGGAGGACGTGGCGGGCACCAACGCACCCGGCACCGCCCTGGCCGTCGACTCCCCGGTGCAGATCTACGGCAGCGAGCACTTCCGCCGCACGGTGCAGCCGTGGAGCTGCTCGGCCGCGCCGGTGCACGACCCGGTCACCGGCGCGCTGCTCGGTGCGATCGACGTCACCGGGGGCGACCACGTGGCCAGTCCGCACGTCCTCACGCTGGTGCGGGCCACCGTCGCCGCCGTCGAGGCCGAGCTGCGCTGGCTGCACCGGGAGCGGCCGCCCGGCGCAGCGGCGGCCGCGGCCGCGGGCCCCGCGCGGCTGGAGGTGCTGGGGCACGACCGGGCCCGGCTCTCGCTGCCCGGTGGACACCTGGAGCTCTCGGTGCGCCACTCGGAGCTGCTGTTCCTGCTCGCCGAGGCGGCCGCCACCGGGCGCGGCCGGACCGCGGCGGAGCTGGCCGTGGAGTGCCACGCCGGGGCGGCCGCGACGGTCACGGTGCGCGCGGAGCTCTCCCGGCTGCGCCGGCTGGTCGGGGCGGACCTGCTCGGTTCCCGCCCGTACCGGCTGGTCGGCCGGCTGGCCACCGACGCCCAGCAGGTGCGCCGGCTGGTCGCGCGCGGTGAGGTCGGCCCGGCGCTGGAGCGCTACCGCGGGCCGGTGCTGCCCGGGTCGCTCGCCCCCGGCGTGGTCCTGGCGCGCGACCGGCTGGCCGCCCAGCTGCGCCGGGCCGTGCTCTCCGGCCGCCGTCCCGAGCACCTGCTGCGCTACGTGCAGCTCCCCGACGGGCAGGGGGACGCCGCGGTGTGGCATGCGCTGCAGGAGACCCTGCCGGTGGGCTCGCCGCGCCGGGCGGCGGCCGTCGCGCACCTGCAGCGGCTGCGCGGGGGTGCCGGCCGCCTGCGGTGA
- a CDS encoding cysteine hydrolase family protein yields the protein MGTGGAGPEGWLVVVDLQHVFGDEDSPWTAPRFEEVRPRIRRLVEAFGDRVVWTRFVAPAEPVGAWKEYYEEYDFALQPPDAPCYQLVEDPGAHPVVDATTFGKWGPELAGLVGEGPLTVAGVATDCCVVSTVLPAADAGVHVRVVTDACAGAGDEEHARALQVMGGYAPLVTFATTDEVLAGA from the coding sequence GTGGGCACGGGGGGTGCAGGGCCGGAGGGCTGGCTGGTCGTCGTCGACCTGCAGCACGTCTTCGGCGACGAGGACTCACCGTGGACGGCGCCGCGGTTCGAGGAGGTCCGGCCCCGGATCCGCCGGCTGGTCGAGGCCTTCGGCGACCGGGTGGTGTGGACCCGCTTCGTGGCGCCGGCCGAGCCGGTGGGCGCATGGAAGGAGTACTACGAGGAGTACGACTTCGCGCTGCAGCCGCCGGACGCGCCGTGCTACCAGCTCGTCGAGGACCCGGGCGCGCACCCCGTCGTCGATGCCACCACGTTCGGCAAGTGGGGGCCGGAGCTCGCCGGCCTCGTCGGTGAGGGGCCGCTCACCGTGGCCGGGGTGGCCACCGACTGCTGCGTGGTCTCCACCGTGCTGCCGGCCGCGGACGCCGGCGTGCACGTGCGCGTGGTCACCGACGCCTGCGCGGGCGCCGGCGACGAGGAGCACGCGCGGGCGCTGCAGGTGATGGGCGGCTACGCCCCGCTGGTGACGTTCGCGACCACCGACGAGGTGCTGGCGGGCGCGTGA
- a CDS encoding MFS transporter encodes MSAAPPAVDAPSLSPVRVVVAIVALALGGFAIGTTEFVTMGVLPDIAEGVGVDIPSAGHVISAYALGVVVGAPVIAAMSARLPRRALLVGLMAAFLAGNVLTALAPGYGTLLGARFLAGLPHGAYFGVASLVAASLVAPHLRGRAVSSVMLGLAVALVAGVPAATWLGQAAGWRSAYWLVVVLAAATVVAVLVVVPSSPGRPDATVRGELGALRRPQVLLTLAVGVVGFGGMFALYSYIAPVVTDVAELSRGTLPVVLLVYGVGGVIGTALAGRLGDWALFRSLGGSLVVLMAVLAATALVAPWAPGLVVGVFLVSVSGSTLAILLQLRLMETAGEAQMLGAALNHAALNLANALGAWVGGLVIAAGLGYRAPSAVGAGLAAAGLIPLAVSAVLRRRELRAPVAEVPAERVSAAV; translated from the coding sequence GTGAGTGCCGCTCCCCCCGCCGTCGATGCCCCGTCCCTCAGCCCGGTCCGGGTCGTGGTGGCCATCGTGGCGCTGGCGCTCGGCGGGTTCGCGATCGGCACCACCGAGTTCGTGACCATGGGGGTGCTGCCCGACATCGCCGAGGGCGTGGGGGTCGACATCCCCTCGGCCGGCCACGTCATCTCCGCCTACGCCCTCGGGGTCGTGGTCGGCGCTCCGGTGATCGCGGCGATGAGCGCCCGCCTGCCCCGGCGCGCGCTGCTGGTCGGCCTGATGGCCGCCTTCCTGGCCGGGAACGTGCTCACCGCCCTGGCGCCCGGCTACGGAACGCTGCTGGGCGCCCGGTTCCTCGCCGGCCTGCCGCACGGCGCGTACTTCGGCGTGGCCTCGCTGGTGGCCGCGTCGCTGGTCGCCCCGCACCTGCGCGGTCGCGCGGTCAGCTCGGTCATGCTCGGGCTCGCCGTCGCACTCGTCGCCGGCGTCCCGGCCGCGACCTGGCTGGGCCAGGCGGCCGGCTGGCGCTCGGCGTACTGGCTGGTGGTCGTCCTGGCCGCGGCCACCGTGGTGGCCGTGCTGGTCGTCGTCCCGTCGTCGCCGGGGCGGCCCGACGCCACGGTCCGCGGCGAGCTGGGTGCGCTGCGCCGGCCGCAGGTGCTGCTCACCCTGGCGGTCGGCGTCGTCGGCTTCGGCGGCATGTTCGCGCTCTACAGCTACATCGCCCCCGTCGTCACCGACGTCGCGGAACTCTCCCGCGGCACCCTCCCCGTGGTGCTGCTGGTCTACGGGGTCGGCGGGGTCATCGGGACGGCGCTGGCCGGGCGGCTGGGCGACTGGGCGCTGTTCCGCTCGCTGGGCGGCTCCCTGGTCGTGCTGATGGCCGTGCTCGCCGCGACCGCGCTGGTGGCGCCGTGGGCGCCCGGCCTCGTGGTCGGGGTCTTCCTCGTCTCGGTCAGCGGTTCCACCCTGGCGATCCTGCTGCAGCTGCGGTTGATGGAGACCGCCGGGGAGGCCCAGATGCTCGGGGCCGCGCTCAACCACGCGGCGCTCAACCTCGCCAACGCCCTCGGCGCGTGGGTCGGCGGGCTCGTCATCGCCGCGGGCCTCGGCTACCGGGCGCCCAGCGCCGTCGGCGCCGGGCTGGCCGCGGCCGGGCTGATCCCGCTGGCGGTCTCCGCCGTCCTGCGGCGCCGCGAGCTGCGCGCCCCGGTGGCCGAGGTGCCGGCCGAGCGGGTCTCCGCGGCCGTCTGA
- a CDS encoding iron-siderophore ABC transporter substrate-binding protein, which translates to MRCHPALRSAATVAATALVLTGCGAGDEPTEGAAPEGTTSSSGAFPVTVETAFGDVTVEDEPARVVALGWGDAETALALGVQPVGASDWLGFGGDGVGPWAEGRYDTSPEIIETLEPSYEAIAALDPDLILDTKSAATPERHEALSAIAPTISQPEGVGPYQTGWEQQLEMIGQALGRSEEADELQGEVDQAFADAAAAHPEFEGTEVAVGAFTSEGYGAYVRGDARVDFMEQLGFENAPAIQEIATDNFFVPVSEEQLSLLDAELTVAFPIFVEASEFTASPLWQSLDSVQDGRAVVLEDPDLISAFSSGSPLGIQYAIENAVPQFADALG; encoded by the coding sequence ATGCGTTGCCACCCTGCCCTCCGCAGCGCCGCCACCGTCGCGGCCACCGCTCTCGTCCTCACCGGCTGCGGCGCCGGCGACGAGCCCACCGAGGGCGCGGCGCCCGAGGGGACGACCTCGTCGTCCGGCGCCTTCCCGGTGACCGTGGAGACCGCCTTCGGCGACGTCACCGTCGAGGACGAGCCGGCCCGCGTGGTGGCGCTGGGCTGGGGCGACGCCGAGACCGCGCTCGCCCTGGGCGTCCAGCCGGTCGGCGCCAGCGACTGGCTGGGTTTCGGCGGCGACGGCGTGGGCCCGTGGGCCGAGGGGCGCTACGACACCTCCCCGGAGATCATCGAGACGCTGGAGCCCAGCTACGAGGCGATCGCCGCACTGGACCCCGACCTGATCCTCGACACCAAGTCGGCCGCCACCCCGGAGCGGCACGAGGCGCTCAGCGCGATCGCACCCACCATCAGCCAGCCCGAGGGTGTCGGGCCGTACCAGACCGGGTGGGAGCAGCAGCTGGAGATGATCGGCCAGGCGCTCGGCAGGAGCGAGGAGGCCGACGAGCTGCAGGGCGAGGTCGACCAGGCCTTCGCCGACGCCGCCGCGGCGCACCCGGAGTTCGAGGGCACCGAGGTCGCCGTCGGCGCCTTCACCTCGGAGGGCTACGGCGCCTACGTCCGCGGTGACGCCCGGGTCGACTTCATGGAGCAGCTAGGCTTCGAGAACGCGCCGGCCATCCAGGAGATCGCGACGGACAACTTCTTCGTGCCGGTCAGCGAGGAGCAGCTGTCCCTGCTCGACGCCGAGCTGACCGTCGCCTTCCCGATCTTCGTCGAGGCGTCGGAGTTCACCGCCAGCCCGTTGTGGCAGTCGCTGGACTCGGTGCAGGACGGCCGCGCCGTCGTCCTGGAGGACCCGGACCTGATCAGCGCCTTCTCCAGCGGCTCGCCGCTGGGCATCCAGTACGCGATCGAGAACGCCGTCCCGCAGTTCGCGGACGCCCTGGGCTGA